In the genome of Massilia sp. PAMC28688, one region contains:
- a CDS encoding DUF1566 domain-containing protein, producing the protein MKSALHEGEHYAGLILGKEGRPDYHLVLLPGEAQEVSWWAACEWARGTGGELPSRRELALLYANLREQFERLWYWSSEPQEPRAHLVWGQNFTSGIQTMYGRPFRGRARAVRRLAVD; encoded by the coding sequence TTGAAATCAGCATTACACGAAGGCGAACATTACGCAGGTCTGATCCTTGGCAAGGAAGGCCGGCCTGACTATCACCTGGTGCTGTTGCCGGGTGAGGCCCAGGAGGTGTCGTGGTGGGCGGCATGCGAATGGGCACGCGGCACGGGCGGGGAGCTGCCATCGCGCCGCGAACTGGCGCTGCTGTACGCCAACCTGCGCGAGCAATTCGAGCGCCTGTGGTACTGGTCCAGCGAACCGCAGGAACCGCGGGCGCACCTGGTATGGGGCCAAAATTTCACCAGCGGCATCCAGACCATGTATGGCCGCCCTTTCCGCGGACGGGCGCGGGCAGTGCGCCGTCTTGCGGTCGACTAG
- a CDS encoding Thivi_2564 family membrane protein, giving the protein MSNMIVSLIIYLVVFGLIWWLVTLLPLPAPVAQIVRVLFVILLILIVLAVFGIIPNSYLPRLNM; this is encoded by the coding sequence ATGAGTAACATGATCGTCAGCCTCATCATCTACCTGGTCGTGTTTGGCCTGATCTGGTGGCTTGTCACCCTGCTGCCGCTGCCCGCACCGGTGGCGCAGATTGTCCGCGTCCTGTTTGTCATCCTGCTGATCCTGATCGTGCTGGCCGTCTTTGGCATCATCCCCAACAGCTATCTGCCACGACTCAATATGTAG